Proteins co-encoded in one Brassica rapa cultivar Chiifu-401-42 chromosome A02, CAAS_Brap_v3.01, whole genome shotgun sequence genomic window:
- the LOC103849029 gene encoding uncharacterized protein LOC103849029, with protein sequence MNKRLVLGIISKFFFGIMQSEALMVQFENMLAKYQDQHLYDYQIAKTIMTNPTRADEDDVLNSVFVDTVGYGTVCTSSIMVKDFIVKLNMWRLSFCERYREENGNWSEHHENFCIANDYIPTWQRWSLLIFE encoded by the exons ATGAACAAACGTTTAGTGCTAGGAAtcatttctaaatttttttttggaattatgCAGTCTGAAGCTCTCATGGTTCAGTTTGAAAACATGCTGGCAAAGTATCAAGACCAACATCTATATGACTATCAGATTGCTAAGACAATAATGACCAATCCAACAAGAGCTGATGAGGATGACGTGCTGAACTCGGTTTTTGTCGACACTGTG gGATATGGAACAGTTTGCACTTCTTCCATCATGGTGAAGGACTTTATAGTGAAATTGAATATGTGGCGTTTGAGTTTTTGTGAAAGGTACAGGGAGGAAAATGGGAATTGGTCAGAGCATCATGAAAATTTCTGTATCGCTAATGACTACATACCCACTTGGCAGAGGTGGTCTCTTTTGATCTTCGAATAA